In Leucoraja erinacea ecotype New England chromosome 12, Leri_hhj_1, whole genome shotgun sequence, one DNA window encodes the following:
- the LOC129702067 gene encoding non-POU domain-containing octamer-binding protein-like isoform X1, with translation MQDHIQKSGGRNRSDNNSPRKRDYRQEQGPGGAANNHHHQQQASGRHGDRASAAAPTGPGITVDMTNFRKPGEKTYTQRCRLFVGNLPNDVSDDEFKKMFEKYGEPSEIFINKDKGFGFIRLETRTLAEIAKAELDDTTLRGRQIRIRFATHGAALTVKNLPQFVSNELLDEAFSIFGPVERAVVIVDDRGKPTGKGIVEFAAKPAARKALDRCTDGAFLLTAFPRPVTVEPFDQCDDEDGLQEKLVQKNQHYHKEREQPPRFAQHGSFEYEYAMRWKALLEMEKQQQEQVDRNVKEAREKLEVELEAARHEHQVMLMRQDLMRRQEELRRMEELHNQELQKRKQMELRQEEERRRREEEILLRQREKEEMMRRQQESFRGNFAETRENMRLEEMAQRAGMAMPGIPGLAAPPVKLFQNSKNAGTDPTMENCPVGLSAVDFSNLKAVSTNQVPQPLMGMNRPTVNTNAPPPQGPPGSLGNQMPENNIGLPNDRFVPGNMDGQANNMGGPMVGSPAGFPRGNQVAEFGANKRRRY, from the exons ATGCAGGATCACATTCAGAAATCCGGCGGTCGCAACCGCTCCGATAACAACAGCCCACGGAAGAGGGATTACCGTCAGGAGCAGGGGCCGGGCGGCGCCGCCAACAACCACCATCACCAGCAACAGGCCTCGGGCCGACATGGCGACCGGGCCTCCGCCGCCGCCCCCACCGGGCCCGGCATCACCGTCGACATGACCAATTTCCGCAAGCCCGGCGAGAAGACCTACACCCAGCGCTGCCGTCTCTTCGTCGGCAACCTGCCCAACGACGTGAGCGACGACGAGTTCAAAAAGATGTTCGAGAAGTATGGGGAGCCGTCTGAGATATTCATCAACAAGGATAAAGGCTTCGGCTTCATTCGTCTG GAAACCAGAACCTTGGCAGAAATTGCGAAAGCAGAACTTGACGATACTACACTGAGAGGGAGGCAGATAAGGATTCGATTTGCAACACATGGTGCTGCTCTCACAGTCAAGAATCTTCCTCAGTTTGTATCAAATGAGTTATTGGATGAAGCATTTTCTATCTTTGGACCAGTGGAAAGAGCAGTGGTGATCGTAGATGACCGTGGAAAACCAACTGGAAAGGGCATTGTTGAGTTTGCGGCAAAACCTGCTGCACGCAAAGCTCTGGACAGATGCACGGATGGTGCATTTCTGCTGACAGC GTTTCCAAGACCTGTGACTGTGGAACCGTTTGACCAGTGTGATGATGAAGATGGCCTTCAAGAGAAACTTGTTCAGAAAAACCAACATTATCACAA GGAACGAGAGCAGCCACCACGATTTGCCCAGCATGGGTCATTTGAGTATGAATATGCCATGAGATGGAaagctctgcttgaaatggagaaACAACAACAAGAGCAAGTGGATAGGAATGTGAAAGAAGCACGCGAAAAACTAGAAGTGGAATTGGAAGCTGCACGTCATGAACACCAAGTCATGTTGATGAGGCAAG ATTTAATGAGGCGTCAAGAGGAATTGAGGCGCATGGAAGAACTACATAATCAGGAACTGCAGAAACGAAAACAGATGGAACTGAG GCAAGAAGAAGAACGCAGAAGACGCGAGGAGGAAATACTACTTCGTCAGCGTGAGAAGGAAGAAATGATGAGAAGACAACAGGAGAGCTTTCGAGGAAACTTTGCCGAAACT AGAGAGAATATGAGGTTGGAAGAAATGGCGCAACGTGCTGGAATGGCCATGCCAG GCATTCCAGGACTAGCTGCACCTCCCGTCAAGCTGTTCCAGAACAGTAAGAACGCTGGCACTGATCCGACAATGGAAAATTGCCCAG TGGGACTATCTGCAGTTGATTTTTCAAATCTTAAAGCAG TCTCTACAAACCAAGTTCCGCAGCCACTTATGGGAATGAACAGACCCACTGTGAATACCAATGCACCACCACCTCAAGGTCCACCTGGAAGCCTGGGAAACCAAATGCCAGAAAACAACATTGGATTG
- the LOC129702067 gene encoding non-POU domain-containing octamer-binding protein-like isoform X4 gives MQDHIQKSGGRNRSDNNSPRKRDYRQEQGPGGAANNHHHQQQASGRHGDRASAAAPTGPGITVDMTNFRKPGEKTYTQRCRLFVGNLPNDVSDDEFKKMFEKYGEPSEIFINKDKGFGFIRLETRTLAEIAKAELDDTTLRGRQIRIRFATHGAALTVKNLPQFVSNELLDEAFSIFGPVERAVVIVDDRGKPTGKGIVEFAAKPAARKALDRCTDGAFLLTAFPRPVTVEPFDQCDDEDGLQEKLVQKNQHYHKEREQPPRFAQHGSFEYEYAMRWKALLEMEKQQQEQVDRNVKEAREKLEVELEAARHEHQVMLMRQDLMRRQEELRRMEELHNQELQKRKQMELRQEEERRRREEEILLRQREKEEMMRRQQESFRGNFAETRENMRLEEMAQRAGMAMPGIPGLAAPPVKLFQNSKNAGTDPTMENCPVGLSAVDFSNLKAVSTNQVPQPLMGMNRPTVNTNAPPPQGPPGSLGNQMPENNIGLHIMEQVNYQQLERGYSNTAELKLEMGKIALGERLLQWLWPESKQTTEGKVQKR, from the exons ATGCAGGATCACATTCAGAAATCCGGCGGTCGCAACCGCTCCGATAACAACAGCCCACGGAAGAGGGATTACCGTCAGGAGCAGGGGCCGGGCGGCGCCGCCAACAACCACCATCACCAGCAACAGGCCTCGGGCCGACATGGCGACCGGGCCTCCGCCGCCGCCCCCACCGGGCCCGGCATCACCGTCGACATGACCAATTTCCGCAAGCCCGGCGAGAAGACCTACACCCAGCGCTGCCGTCTCTTCGTCGGCAACCTGCCCAACGACGTGAGCGACGACGAGTTCAAAAAGATGTTCGAGAAGTATGGGGAGCCGTCTGAGATATTCATCAACAAGGATAAAGGCTTCGGCTTCATTCGTCTG GAAACCAGAACCTTGGCAGAAATTGCGAAAGCAGAACTTGACGATACTACACTGAGAGGGAGGCAGATAAGGATTCGATTTGCAACACATGGTGCTGCTCTCACAGTCAAGAATCTTCCTCAGTTTGTATCAAATGAGTTATTGGATGAAGCATTTTCTATCTTTGGACCAGTGGAAAGAGCAGTGGTGATCGTAGATGACCGTGGAAAACCAACTGGAAAGGGCATTGTTGAGTTTGCGGCAAAACCTGCTGCACGCAAAGCTCTGGACAGATGCACGGATGGTGCATTTCTGCTGACAGC GTTTCCAAGACCTGTGACTGTGGAACCGTTTGACCAGTGTGATGATGAAGATGGCCTTCAAGAGAAACTTGTTCAGAAAAACCAACATTATCACAA GGAACGAGAGCAGCCACCACGATTTGCCCAGCATGGGTCATTTGAGTATGAATATGCCATGAGATGGAaagctctgcttgaaatggagaaACAACAACAAGAGCAAGTGGATAGGAATGTGAAAGAAGCACGCGAAAAACTAGAAGTGGAATTGGAAGCTGCACGTCATGAACACCAAGTCATGTTGATGAGGCAAG ATTTAATGAGGCGTCAAGAGGAATTGAGGCGCATGGAAGAACTACATAATCAGGAACTGCAGAAACGAAAACAGATGGAACTGAG GCAAGAAGAAGAACGCAGAAGACGCGAGGAGGAAATACTACTTCGTCAGCGTGAGAAGGAAGAAATGATGAGAAGACAACAGGAGAGCTTTCGAGGAAACTTTGCCGAAACT AGAGAGAATATGAGGTTGGAAGAAATGGCGCAACGTGCTGGAATGGCCATGCCAG GCATTCCAGGACTAGCTGCACCTCCCGTCAAGCTGTTCCAGAACAGTAAGAACGCTGGCACTGATCCGACAATGGAAAATTGCCCAG TGGGACTATCTGCAGTTGATTTTTCAAATCTTAAAGCAG TCTCTACAAACCAAGTTCCGCAGCCACTTATGGGAATGAACAGACCCACTGTGAATACCAATGCACCACCACCTCAAGGTCCACCTGGAAGCCTGGGAAACCAAATGCCAGAAAACAACATTGGATTG
- the LOC129702067 gene encoding non-POU domain-containing octamer-binding protein-like isoform X3, translating into MQDHIQKSGGRNRSDNNSPRKRDYRQEQGPGGAANNHHHQQQASGRHGDRASAAAPTGPGITVDMTNFRKPGEKTYTQRCRLFVGNLPNDVSDDEFKKMFEKYGEPSEIFINKDKGFGFIRLETRTLAEIAKAELDDTTLRGRQIRIRFATHGAALTVKNLPQFVSNELLDEAFSIFGPVERAVVIVDDRGKPTGKGIVEFAAKPAARKALDRCTDGAFLLTAFPRPVTVEPFDQCDDEDGLQEKLVQKNQHYHKEREQPPRFAQHGSFEYEYAMRWKALLEMEKQQQEQVDRNVKEAREKLEVELEAARHEHQVMLMRQDLMRRQEELRRMEELHNQELQKRKQMELRQEEERRRREEEILLRQREKEEMMRRQQESFRGNFAETRENMRLEEMAQRAGMAMPVGLSAVDFSNLKAVSTNQVPQPLMGMNRPTVNTNAPPPQGPPGSLGNQMPENNIGLPNDRFVPGNMDGQANNMGGPMVGSPAGFPRGNQVAEFGANKRRRY; encoded by the exons ATGCAGGATCACATTCAGAAATCCGGCGGTCGCAACCGCTCCGATAACAACAGCCCACGGAAGAGGGATTACCGTCAGGAGCAGGGGCCGGGCGGCGCCGCCAACAACCACCATCACCAGCAACAGGCCTCGGGCCGACATGGCGACCGGGCCTCCGCCGCCGCCCCCACCGGGCCCGGCATCACCGTCGACATGACCAATTTCCGCAAGCCCGGCGAGAAGACCTACACCCAGCGCTGCCGTCTCTTCGTCGGCAACCTGCCCAACGACGTGAGCGACGACGAGTTCAAAAAGATGTTCGAGAAGTATGGGGAGCCGTCTGAGATATTCATCAACAAGGATAAAGGCTTCGGCTTCATTCGTCTG GAAACCAGAACCTTGGCAGAAATTGCGAAAGCAGAACTTGACGATACTACACTGAGAGGGAGGCAGATAAGGATTCGATTTGCAACACATGGTGCTGCTCTCACAGTCAAGAATCTTCCTCAGTTTGTATCAAATGAGTTATTGGATGAAGCATTTTCTATCTTTGGACCAGTGGAAAGAGCAGTGGTGATCGTAGATGACCGTGGAAAACCAACTGGAAAGGGCATTGTTGAGTTTGCGGCAAAACCTGCTGCACGCAAAGCTCTGGACAGATGCACGGATGGTGCATTTCTGCTGACAGC GTTTCCAAGACCTGTGACTGTGGAACCGTTTGACCAGTGTGATGATGAAGATGGCCTTCAAGAGAAACTTGTTCAGAAAAACCAACATTATCACAA GGAACGAGAGCAGCCACCACGATTTGCCCAGCATGGGTCATTTGAGTATGAATATGCCATGAGATGGAaagctctgcttgaaatggagaaACAACAACAAGAGCAAGTGGATAGGAATGTGAAAGAAGCACGCGAAAAACTAGAAGTGGAATTGGAAGCTGCACGTCATGAACACCAAGTCATGTTGATGAGGCAAG ATTTAATGAGGCGTCAAGAGGAATTGAGGCGCATGGAAGAACTACATAATCAGGAACTGCAGAAACGAAAACAGATGGAACTGAG GCAAGAAGAAGAACGCAGAAGACGCGAGGAGGAAATACTACTTCGTCAGCGTGAGAAGGAAGAAATGATGAGAAGACAACAGGAGAGCTTTCGAGGAAACTTTGCCGAAACT AGAGAGAATATGAGGTTGGAAGAAATGGCGCAACGTGCTGGAATGGCCATGCCAG TGGGACTATCTGCAGTTGATTTTTCAAATCTTAAAGCAG TCTCTACAAACCAAGTTCCGCAGCCACTTATGGGAATGAACAGACCCACTGTGAATACCAATGCACCACCACCTCAAGGTCCACCTGGAAGCCTGGGAAACCAAATGCCAGAAAACAACATTGGATTG
- the c1galt1c1 gene encoding C1GALT1-specific chaperone 1, whose product MIKESIPFLKGILLGGVFCLFLTMINNTKTGGQMSHGYHQHHHIKAPNKDELNILSEAMRMELTQSIRVLCLIMVKPKEIGYWASVVETWSKHCDKAVFYSSETIKPFESVGLGTEDQWIKTRKAFKHVYENYKDDYGWFFLVESSTFAIIENLKFFLLNKDPKEPFYIGHTVKSGNLDYVEMSSGVVLSAEALKRLNLVLDDPDKCPEKGNLLWKMSEEKELAVCLKYKGVFAENAEDNEGKELFNSKNIKTLIEESMSNHKNEVVEGCCSDVAITFHGGSPNHMHVMMYGVYRLRPYGHAFNDALIFKPPAGSIND is encoded by the coding sequence ATGATTAAAGAGAGCATTCCCTTCCTGAAGGGTATACTGCTGGGTGGAGTATTCTGCTTGTTCCTCACCATGATTAACAACACTAAGACAGGCGGCCAAATGTCACACGGATATCACCAACACCACCACATCAAAGCCCCCAACAAGGACGAACTAAATATACTTTCAGAGGCAATGCGAATGGAGCTTACCCAGAGTATCCGAGTTCTGTGTTTAATCATGGTTAAACCGAAAGAAATTGGATATTGGGCCTCGGTGGTGGAAACCTGGAGCAAACATTGTGACAAAGCTGTTTTTTACAGTTCTGAAACCATAAAACCCTTTGAATCAGTTGGTCTTGGAACAGAAGACCAATGGATCAAGACCAGAAAAGCCTTCAAGCATGTTTATGAAAACTACAAGGATGACTATGGCTGGTTCTTTCTGGTAGAGTCATCTACATTTGCAATTATTGAAAATCTTAAATTctttttgttaaataaagatccaAAAGAACCTTTTTATATTGGTCACACAGTCAAGTCGGGTAATTTGGACTATGTTGAGATGTCTTCAGGTGTGGTCCTCAGTGCAGAAGCATTAAAGAGGCTGAATTTGGTTCTGGATGATCCTGATAAATGTCCGGAAAAGGGGAATTTACTGTGGAAGATGTCTGAAGAAAAGGAACTTGCAGTATGTTTGAAATACAAAGGAGTATTTGCTGAAAATGCAGAAGACAATGAAGGAAAAGAACTGTTCAACTCAAAAAATATAAAAACCCTAATTGAGGAGTCAATGTCTAACCATAAAAATGAGGTTGTGGAAGGATGTTGCTCTGATGTGGCCATTACTTTTCATGGAGGTTCTCCCAACCATATGCATGTTATGATGTATGGTGTTTACAGACTGCGACCATATGGCCATGCCTTTAATGATGCATTAATTTTCAAGCCACCTGCTGGTTCAATTAACGATTAA
- the LOC129702067 gene encoding non-POU domain-containing octamer-binding protein-like isoform X2 — MQDHIQKSGGRNRSDNNSPRKRDYRQEQGPGGAANNHHHQQQASGRHGDRASAAAPTGPGITVDMTNFRKPGEKTYTQRCRLFVGNLPNDVSDDEFKKMFEKYGEPSEIFINKDKGFGFIRLETRTLAEIAKAELDDTTLRGRQIRIRFATHGAALTVKNLPQFVSNELLDEAFSIFGPVERAVVIVDDRGKPTGKGIVEFAAKPAARKALDRCTDGAFLLTAFPRPVTVEPFDQCDDEDGLQEKLVQKNQHYHKEREQPPRFAQHGSFEYEYAMRWKALLEMEKQQQEQVDRNVKEAREKLEVELEAARHEHQVMLMRQDLMRRQEELRRMEELHNQELQKRKQMELRQEEERRRREEEILLRQREKEEMMRRQQESFRGNFAETRENMRLEEMAQRAGMAMPGLAAPPVKLFQNSKNAGTDPTMENCPVGLSAVDFSNLKAVSTNQVPQPLMGMNRPTVNTNAPPPQGPPGSLGNQMPENNIGLPNDRFVPGNMDGQANNMGGPMVGSPAGFPRGNQVAEFGANKRRRY, encoded by the exons ATGCAGGATCACATTCAGAAATCCGGCGGTCGCAACCGCTCCGATAACAACAGCCCACGGAAGAGGGATTACCGTCAGGAGCAGGGGCCGGGCGGCGCCGCCAACAACCACCATCACCAGCAACAGGCCTCGGGCCGACATGGCGACCGGGCCTCCGCCGCCGCCCCCACCGGGCCCGGCATCACCGTCGACATGACCAATTTCCGCAAGCCCGGCGAGAAGACCTACACCCAGCGCTGCCGTCTCTTCGTCGGCAACCTGCCCAACGACGTGAGCGACGACGAGTTCAAAAAGATGTTCGAGAAGTATGGGGAGCCGTCTGAGATATTCATCAACAAGGATAAAGGCTTCGGCTTCATTCGTCTG GAAACCAGAACCTTGGCAGAAATTGCGAAAGCAGAACTTGACGATACTACACTGAGAGGGAGGCAGATAAGGATTCGATTTGCAACACATGGTGCTGCTCTCACAGTCAAGAATCTTCCTCAGTTTGTATCAAATGAGTTATTGGATGAAGCATTTTCTATCTTTGGACCAGTGGAAAGAGCAGTGGTGATCGTAGATGACCGTGGAAAACCAACTGGAAAGGGCATTGTTGAGTTTGCGGCAAAACCTGCTGCACGCAAAGCTCTGGACAGATGCACGGATGGTGCATTTCTGCTGACAGC GTTTCCAAGACCTGTGACTGTGGAACCGTTTGACCAGTGTGATGATGAAGATGGCCTTCAAGAGAAACTTGTTCAGAAAAACCAACATTATCACAA GGAACGAGAGCAGCCACCACGATTTGCCCAGCATGGGTCATTTGAGTATGAATATGCCATGAGATGGAaagctctgcttgaaatggagaaACAACAACAAGAGCAAGTGGATAGGAATGTGAAAGAAGCACGCGAAAAACTAGAAGTGGAATTGGAAGCTGCACGTCATGAACACCAAGTCATGTTGATGAGGCAAG ATTTAATGAGGCGTCAAGAGGAATTGAGGCGCATGGAAGAACTACATAATCAGGAACTGCAGAAACGAAAACAGATGGAACTGAG GCAAGAAGAAGAACGCAGAAGACGCGAGGAGGAAATACTACTTCGTCAGCGTGAGAAGGAAGAAATGATGAGAAGACAACAGGAGAGCTTTCGAGGAAACTTTGCCGAAACT AGAGAGAATATGAGGTTGGAAGAAATGGCGCAACGTGCTGGAATGGCCATGCCAG GACTAGCTGCACCTCCCGTCAAGCTGTTCCAGAACAGTAAGAACGCTGGCACTGATCCGACAATGGAAAATTGCCCAG TGGGACTATCTGCAGTTGATTTTTCAAATCTTAAAGCAG TCTCTACAAACCAAGTTCCGCAGCCACTTATGGGAATGAACAGACCCACTGTGAATACCAATGCACCACCACCTCAAGGTCCACCTGGAAGCCTGGGAAACCAAATGCCAGAAAACAACATTGGATTG